TGGGCAAATCGCCCAACGCTTTCGCGGCGTCTTGCTCGAGCAGTACGTTGGGTATGATTTTTCTATGATAGCATTATGCGTATTCCAGTCAATCTTCGTCGGGGACCTGCGGGGCCATGTCAACGGTTCGCCCAGATGCTACAATCGTCCCCATGCCCGCCGTTCACGCTCTCGACTACCTGGCCGAAAAAACGCATCCGCCGGCGCCCGCGCTGTGCGTCTTGTTCGGCGATGAACCGTTCTTGAAGGGGCTGCTGCTGGCCGAGTTGCGCAAGACCGTGCTCGGCGACGGCGAAGCCGAGTTCGCGCTCACGCGCTTCGACGGCCGCAGCGCCGATTGGCGGACGGTCTCGGACGAGCTGCTCACCGTCGGACTGTTTGGCGGCGGCCGCAGGCTGGTGGTCGTCGACGATGCCGACGATTTCGTTTCGGAACACCGCGGCCACTTGGAAGACTACGCTGCCCGGCCCAGCCGCACCGGCACGCTCGTGCTGGTGGTGCCGTCGTGGCCGGGCAATACGCGGCTGGCGAAACACACGGCGGCCAGCGGCTTGGCGGTGGAGTGCAAGTCGCCGCCCCAAGCCCGGCTGGTCAAGTGGCTCGCCACGCTGGCCCGCGACCGGCACGCGGCGAAACTCGAACGCGAGGCCGCCGAGTCGCTGGTCGAGATCATCGGCCCCGAACTGGGCCTGATCGACCAGGAGCTGGCCAAGCTGGCCGCCGCCGCCAACGGCCAGCCGATCGCCGCCGATCTGGTGCAGCAGCTTGTGGGCGGCTGGCGCGCCAAGACGGCCTGGGACATGCTCGATGCCGCCGTCGAAGGCCGCACCCGCCAGGCGCTGGTCGAGCTTGACCGCCTGCTGCTGGCCGGCGAAAACCCGATTGCCATCATGGGCCAGATTGCCGCGACCTTGCGTCGTTTCGCCGCCGCCACCCGCACCATCGAACAGACCGAAGCTTCCGGCGGGCGGCCGAACCTGCGGCAGGCACTGGAGCTGGCGGGCTTCAAATCGTTCGTGATCCAGAAAAGCGAGGCCCAGCTTCGCCGCATGGGCCGCCAACGCACGGGCCAGCTTTATCGCTGGCTGCTGGAAGCCGACCTGGCGCTCAAAGGCACCAGCTCCGCGCCCGCCCGTGCCCGTACCGTGCTGGAGCAGCTCGTCGTCCGCCTCGGAGCGGGCGCGTAGGGTGGGACCAGCGAGCTTGCGAGCGCCGGCCCACCATCACAGGGTTCAGGGTTCAAAAATACTTGAATTGACGTTTGCCTGACGCCTGACGCCTTTCCAACGGTGGGCCGGCGCTCGCAAGCTCGCTGGTCCCGCCCTACCCCTGACGCCTGATGCCTGCCCTCGATGTCTGACGCAACTCCGCAATTCGCCGTCTCCGTTCGCGATCAAAACCGCCGCGCGTGGGATGCGCTGGTCCGCAAGAAGCAATGTTTCACGACCCCGGCGCCCGACGACGACCTGCGTGATCCGCTGGGCACCGCCGACGCGCTGGGCTGGCTGGGCGGCAGCGTTGCGGGCAAACGGCTCTTGTGCCTGGCCAGCGGCGGTGGACGCCAAAGCGCACTCTATGCCAGCGCAGGGGCCGAGGTGACGGTGGTCGACCTCAGCCCCGAGATGTTGGCTCTCGACCGTCAGGTGGCCGCCGAGCGCGGGCTGAACATCCGGGTGATTGAAGCGTCGATGGACGATCTCAACGCGCTGGCCGACGCGAGCTTCGAGATTGTGTTGCAGCCGGTAAGCACCTGCTATTTGCCCGACGTGCGGGCCGTGTATCGCGAGGTGGCCCGTGTGACGGCTCCCGGCGGGCTGTATCTCAGCCAACACAAGCAGCCAACGAGCTTGCAAGCCGCCGTCGGGCCTTCGGCGAACGGCTATGAAGTGATCGAACCGTATTATCGGTGCGGTCCCTTGCCGCCGGTCGTCGGCAGCCGGCACCGCGAAGAAGGGACGGTCGAATTTCTTCACCGCTGGGAGGATTTGATCGGCGGCCTCTGTCGCTGCGGCTTTGTGATCGAAGACCTGGTCGAGCCGTTGCTGGCGAAGCCCGACGCCGCCGTCGGCACCTTCGCTCACCGTTGCGGCTACCTTCCGCCTTACGTGCGCATCAAGGCCCGCCGCCTGGGCGTGCAAAGCAGTGAGCCGCGGATTTGGCTGCCGGGATAAGGTCGCGTAGGCTGGAAAGCATGGCACGCAGGTCTCGCACGACGACGGTCTGGCGGTCACGATTGAGACGGTCGCAACAGTGACTCAAGTCAGTCCAGGGTTGCACGACGCCTTCCTGGTAGACGTTCGCCGCCGCCACGTAAGCCGCCTGCAGGTCGCTGGCCAGTGCCATTCGCCGCACTCGAAGTGAGTCATCGAGCAACTCGATGCGGTCAGTAACGCGGCACTCGCCTGCCGCGTCGAACTCGAAGCGGCGCGTGTGCCGGACGGGACATACGCGGCGCGCCGTAATCAGCCTCCGCTGCAGCAGCCGCCGGACCGGCGTTCGCCACCAGCGGCCCACAAGGCACATCACGAGATGAAAGGCCGCCTGTTTCAGCGGCGTAGCCGTCTCGTGCCGCACCCAGTGCAGGTTGCCCGACAC
The window above is part of the Pirellulales bacterium genome. Proteins encoded here:
- a CDS encoding class I SAM-dependent methyltransferase, with the translated sequence MSDATPQFAVSVRDQNRRAWDALVRKKQCFTTPAPDDDLRDPLGTADALGWLGGSVAGKRLLCLASGGGRQSALYASAGAEVTVVDLSPEMLALDRQVAAERGLNIRVIEASMDDLNALADASFEIVLQPVSTCYLPDVRAVYREVARVTAPGGLYLSQHKQPTSLQAAVGPSANGYEVIEPYYRCGPLPPVVGSRHREEGTVEFLHRWEDLIGGLCRCGFVIEDLVEPLLAKPDAAVGTFAHRCGYLPPYVRIKARRLGVQSSEPRIWLPG
- the holA gene encoding DNA polymerase III subunit delta → MPAVHALDYLAEKTHPPAPALCVLFGDEPFLKGLLLAELRKTVLGDGEAEFALTRFDGRSADWRTVSDELLTVGLFGGGRRLVVVDDADDFVSEHRGHLEDYAARPSRTGTLVLVVPSWPGNTRLAKHTAASGLAVECKSPPQARLVKWLATLARDRHAAKLEREAAESLVEIIGPELGLIDQELAKLAAAANGQPIAADLVQQLVGGWRAKTAWDMLDAAVEGRTRQALVELDRLLLAGENPIAIMGQIAATLRRFAAATRTIEQTEASGGRPNLRQALELAGFKSFVIQKSEAQLRRMGRQRTGQLYRWLLEADLALKGTSSAPARARTVLEQLVVRLGAGA